In the genome of Hippoglossus hippoglossus isolate fHipHip1 chromosome 9, fHipHip1.pri, whole genome shotgun sequence, the window CCAAACAGACGCAACACGATCAGAACCAGAACAAGTGAGGAGCCGCTGGTTCTGGTTCCTGTTAATTCTTCTTTTAAAGTTCATAAAAACTCAGAAAACACTtgaactgtgttttgaaatgatAGTTCTTACAGATCCTCCACCACCATCTCAGACCAGGGGAAGGAGCAGAAGGTGTCGGGCCCGTCGTCAGGATGCTGTTTCCCCTCCCCACACCTCGTCCCCACGCCGACCTTGTACAGGATGTGTTCCAGCTGGATCTTACTGCCGACGTCTGAAGCACAACGTTCAAGTTATTTTCATCCGCCACAAACCTTGTCACACATAGAGTTCTACGGAGGCAGAtgaaagaagtttttttacgatttttccactttgaaaagaagcaaaaataaatgtatattttgtcaGGATTTTCCTGTGGATTTATTGTTTCAATACTCATTTTGACCACAAGAGACTGAAGTGATCCGACACTTCGATATAcggcagacaaacagaaacgtttttaaaatacagaaaaagttTGTAAGTTAACTGAGTCACAATTTGCAGCCGTCTCCTGGTTAAGTTctgtttttgtattatattatattatattgtattatattatattgtattatattactTTATATTTGTACAGGTTTTTGCATGTTTCTTACCACATGATATCTCAGCTGTTTCATTGTGACAGGCGTAgatcatctctccctctgttcaaacacacaggTCATAAGAAAatacttcatcttcatcatattcatcatcatcatcaccatcatcaccatcatcatcatcaccatcaccatcaccatcatcatcatcatcttcatcatctcctctaACTTACCAGCAGCACCAGGTAGATACCAAGCTGCAGCCAgcactgcaaacacaacac includes:
- the LOC117768388 gene encoding L-rhamnose-binding lectin SML-like, with product MIPLRLVVFGLLAAAWYLPGAAEGEMIYACHNETAEISCDVGSKIQLEHILYKVGVGTRCGEGKQHPDDGPDTFCSFPWSEMVVEDLCGNRRSCEVPVTERVFGEYACEEPTRYLEVSYTCATPPPPPPPPPPPKPDCEDKPATEA